A region from the Phycisphaerales bacterium genome encodes:
- the pckA gene encoding phosphoenolpyruvate carboxykinase (ATP), producing MSTDLLHGLDLTPHRVLTNAPSPELVERAIAAGEGKLASNGALVCLTGDRTGRSPKDKHLEDVPAIHDKIWWGKVNTPVTPKQFDMALEIAKKHLNSRPRLYSFEGYAGGDPKYRLGVQVITEQAWHSLFASTLFIQQGTQAAGVKPGQPTPAFKKDWTIINAGTRRLTAEEQAAMGYKAPVLIAQSLTRKCVVILGSEYAGEMKKSIFYAMNYDMPEAGVFPMHCSCNVDRKTHENPALFFGLSGTGKTTLSADPNRALIGDDEHGWSDHGVFNFEGGCYAKCIKLSKEGEPEIWNAIRFGSVLENVIIDPVTRVPDYDSSKLTENTRVTYPVDFIEGAVIPSVGGHPKNVIFLTADAYGVMPPVSKLSPEQAMYYFMNGYTSKLAGTEAGVTEPQPNFSPCFGGVFLPRPPVVYAHMLADKIKKHGTNVWLLNTGWTGGPYGTGKRFSLKYTRAFVTAILDGSLAKSTFSPDPIFGLPIPTSVPNVPSDVLQPRGTWKDSAAYDAQAKKLAALFRENDKQFDMPDAVRKAGPRG from the coding sequence ATGAGCACCGATTTGCTTCACGGCCTCGACCTCACCCCCCACCGCGTTCTCACCAACGCCCCGTCACCGGAACTCGTCGAGCGCGCCATCGCCGCAGGCGAGGGGAAACTCGCTTCCAACGGCGCCCTGGTCTGCCTGACCGGCGACCGCACGGGACGCAGCCCCAAGGACAAGCACCTCGAGGATGTCCCCGCCATCCACGACAAGATCTGGTGGGGCAAGGTCAACACCCCCGTCACGCCCAAGCAGTTCGACATGGCGCTCGAGATCGCCAAGAAGCACCTCAACTCGCGACCGAGGCTCTACAGCTTCGAGGGCTACGCCGGCGGCGATCCGAAGTATCGCCTGGGCGTGCAGGTCATCACCGAGCAGGCCTGGCACAGCCTCTTCGCGAGCACGCTCTTCATCCAGCAGGGCACCCAGGCCGCGGGCGTCAAGCCCGGCCAACCGACCCCCGCCTTCAAGAAGGACTGGACGATCATCAATGCCGGCACACGCCGCCTCACTGCTGAGGAGCAGGCCGCCATGGGCTACAAAGCCCCGGTCTTGATCGCCCAGTCGCTCACGCGCAAGTGCGTCGTCATCCTCGGCTCCGAGTACGCCGGCGAGATGAAGAAGAGCATCTTCTACGCCATGAACTACGACATGCCCGAGGCCGGCGTCTTCCCCATGCACTGCTCCTGCAACGTGGACCGCAAGACCCACGAGAATCCCGCCCTCTTCTTCGGGCTTTCCGGCACCGGCAAGACCACCCTCTCCGCCGACCCCAACCGCGCCCTCATCGGCGACGACGAGCACGGCTGGTCCGACCACGGCGTCTTCAACTTCGAGGGCGGGTGTTACGCCAAGTGCATCAAACTCTCCAAGGAGGGCGAGCCCGAGATCTGGAATGCCATCCGCTTCGGCTCGGTCCTCGAGAACGTCATCATCGATCCCGTGACACGCGTCCCCGACTACGACAGTTCTAAACTCACCGAGAATACCCGCGTCACCTATCCCGTCGATTTCATCGAGGGAGCCGTCATTCCCAGCGTTGGCGGGCACCCCAAGAACGTCATCTTCCTCACCGCCGATGCCTATGGCGTCATGCCCCCGGTCTCCAAACTCAGCCCCGAACAGGCGATGTACTACTTCATGAACGGGTACACCAGCAAACTCGCCGGGACCGAGGCCGGCGTCACCGAGCCCCAGCCCAACTTCTCCCCCTGCTTCGGCGGCGTCTTCCTCCCACGCCCTCCCGTCGTCTACGCCCACATGCTCGCCGACAAAATCAAGAAGCACGGCACCAACGTCTGGCTCCTCAACACCGGCTGGACCGGCGGACCTTATGGCACGGGCAAACGCTTCAGCCTCAAGTACACCCGAGCCTTTGTCACCGCGATCCTCGATGGCTCGCTCGCCAAGTCCACCTTCTCGCCGGACCCGATCTTCGGCCTCCCCATCCCCACGAGCGTCCCCAACGTCCCCAGCGACGTCCTCCAGCCCCGCGGCACATGGAAGGACTCCGCCGCCTACGACGCCCAGGCGAAGAAACTCGCCGCTCTCTTCCGCGAGAACGACAAGCAGTTCGACATGCCCGACGCCGTCCGCAAGGCCGGCCCCCGCGGCTGA
- a CDS encoding M20/M25/M40 family metallo-hydrolase has protein sequence MMNTGERETHRSWLLEVCGLPTASGKEDRVIEWIRAWAAKRPDVSLSADYAGNLHLALEAPAWAGGARRPVYFTAHMDHPAFVVERVLGAASVEASFRGGVMADYFTNAGVAIHTSRGVVRGRVVRQIVPEEGVKQGPLKRYEIKVESSGGASGVNVGDVATWDLPAAEIKDGILHAPVCDDLAALVAAFAAFDVLRRVSPREDVRLLLTRAEEVGFVGAIASCRAGRPATMPVDARVIALENSRAMGEVLVGGGPIVRVGDRLSVFSPSLTEAIAARAEEHAAAVSGGVGAASPTATQKSSEMSAWRWQRRLMSGGACEASVFCASGYEATCVCLPLGNYHNMGDLDAVQSGTNTRPATIEREFISVLDFEGLVDLLIACGTRLPESRSLLPRFEKLWGDMAYVLGDVGDARA, from the coding sequence ATGATGAACACGGGTGAGAGGGAGACGCATCGGTCGTGGCTGCTGGAGGTGTGCGGGCTTCCGACGGCGTCGGGAAAGGAAGATCGCGTGATCGAGTGGATTCGCGCCTGGGCAGCGAAGCGCCCGGACGTGAGTCTTTCGGCAGATTACGCCGGGAACCTGCACCTGGCACTCGAGGCGCCGGCGTGGGCGGGTGGGGCGAGGCGGCCTGTGTACTTCACGGCCCACATGGATCATCCGGCGTTTGTCGTGGAGCGTGTGCTGGGGGCGGCGAGCGTCGAGGCGTCCTTCCGCGGCGGGGTGATGGCGGACTACTTCACGAACGCCGGAGTCGCGATCCACACGTCTCGCGGTGTCGTACGCGGGCGAGTGGTGAGGCAGATCGTGCCCGAAGAGGGCGTGAAGCAAGGGCCGCTCAAGCGATACGAGATCAAGGTCGAGAGTAGTGGTGGGGCGTCGGGGGTGAATGTTGGCGATGTCGCGACGTGGGACTTGCCGGCGGCGGAGATCAAGGACGGCATCCTCCACGCGCCGGTGTGCGATGATCTCGCGGCACTGGTCGCGGCGTTCGCGGCGTTCGATGTGCTGCGACGCGTCTCACCGCGTGAGGATGTGCGTCTGCTGCTGACGCGCGCGGAGGAAGTCGGTTTTGTGGGGGCGATCGCGTCGTGCCGGGCGGGGAGGCCCGCGACGATGCCGGTGGATGCGCGGGTGATCGCGCTCGAGAACAGCCGGGCGATGGGCGAGGTGCTGGTGGGTGGCGGGCCGATCGTGCGAGTGGGGGATCGATTGAGCGTCTTCTCGCCGAGTCTGACGGAGGCGATCGCCGCACGGGCCGAGGAGCACGCGGCGGCGGTCTCGGGCGGCGTCGGGGCGGCCTCGCCCACGGCGACTCAGAAGTCGAGCGAGATGTCGGCGTGGCGCTGGCAACGCCGGCTCATGTCGGGCGGGGCGTGCGAGGCGTCGGTCTTCTGCGCGTCGGGATATGAGGCGACGTGCGTCTGCCTGCCTTTGGGCAACTACCACAACATGGGCGACCTCGACGCGGTGCAGTCGGGTACGAACACCAGACCCGCGACGATCGAGCGCGAGTTCATCAGCGTGCTCGACTTCGAGGGGCTGGTGGACCTGCTCATCGCGTGCGGGACGCGTCTGCCCGAATCGCGGTCGCTGCTCCCCCGTTTCGAGAAGTTGTGGGGCGACATGGCGTATGTGCTGGGCGACGTCGGCGACGCGAGGGCGTAG
- a CDS encoding peptidylprolyl isomerase, with the protein MFAPAPPQVSGVRIYKDQHAVLNTTLGEVEIRFRPDQAPNTAWNFRQLVADGFYTDIPFHRIIGPRDGREGFMAQSGDPTGTGGGGPGFNIDIEPSRLPHDIGVISMARSGDPNSAGSQFFLCFSRKGTNFLDGNYCAFGETVRGKETVKALESVKVEASPSGEPSKPVGEPPRIIDAKLVDAPPILTGPRPISQPAVAAPKSE; encoded by the coding sequence ATGTTCGCGCCGGCGCCGCCCCAAGTCTCGGGCGTGCGGATCTACAAGGACCAGCACGCGGTGCTCAACACGACGCTGGGCGAGGTCGAGATCCGCTTCCGTCCGGATCAGGCTCCGAACACGGCATGGAACTTTCGCCAGTTGGTGGCCGACGGTTTTTACACGGACATCCCGTTCCATCGGATCATCGGGCCTCGCGATGGTCGCGAGGGGTTCATGGCGCAGTCGGGCGATCCGACGGGGACGGGCGGCGGCGGTCCCGGGTTCAACATCGACATCGAGCCATCGCGTCTGCCGCACGACATCGGCGTGATCTCGATGGCGCGTTCGGGCGATCCGAACTCAGCGGGGTCTCAGTTCTTCCTGTGCTTCAGCCGGAAGGGGACGAACTTCCTGGATGGGAACTACTGCGCGTTCGGCGAGACGGTGCGTGGGAAGGAGACGGTCAAAGCGCTCGAGAGCGTGAAGGTCGAAGCCTCTCCCAGTGGCGAGCCGAGCAAGCCGGTCGGTGAGCCGCCGAGGATCATCGATGCGAAACTCGTGGATGCTCCGCCGATCTTGACGGGCCCACGGCCGATCTCGCAACCTGCGGTGGCCGCGCCGAAGTCGGAGTGA
- the arfB gene encoding aminoacyl-tRNA hydrolase, with translation MPDRSDNPKPSRPARPARDAVPSGVEIAPGVRVPEAALRFSFTTSTGPGGQNVNKRATRAVLRLSIADLPLRGSARSRLLRLGSHYVTDAGELIIESGEHRSQPRNRAECLAKLRALLIQAIPEPKVRKPTKPTRGSIERRIAEKKRRGDIKKRRSSDMH, from the coding sequence ATGCCCGATCGTAGCGACAACCCCAAACCCTCCCGCCCTGCTCGACCTGCACGCGATGCCGTGCCATCAGGCGTTGAGATCGCGCCGGGTGTCCGCGTCCCCGAGGCCGCCCTGCGATTCTCATTCACCACCAGCACCGGCCCAGGTGGGCAGAACGTCAACAAGCGCGCGACACGCGCCGTCCTCCGCCTCTCGATCGCCGATCTCCCCCTGCGCGGCTCGGCGAGATCGCGCCTCCTCCGCCTCGGCTCGCACTACGTTACCGACGCCGGCGAACTCATCATCGAATCCGGCGAGCATCGCTCCCAGCCCCGAAACCGCGCCGAGTGCCTCGCCAAACTCCGCGCCCTGCTCATCCAGGCGATCCCCGAGCCCAAGGTGCGCAAGCCCACGAAGCCCACGCGAGGCTCCATCGAACGCCGCATCGCCGAGAAGAAACGCCGCGGCGACATCAAGAAGCGACGTTCGAGCGACATGCACTGA
- a CDS encoding sigma-70 family RNA polymerase sigma factor, which translates to MAERRTKHDDSDRDLMQRVAQNDQEAIAHLYDRFGSLVYRMALQTMPTRAEAEDAVQEVFVRLWRTAGRYDDARAALVTWVMLITRRHLVDKLRRNRARIKAGSLEAALPGNFPASKADSSRLEQEEKLKALMKRIDALPELQRTVVLRAYLGGQTLRQIGEELNTPLGTIKSALSRALVRLRERMGEELVV; encoded by the coding sequence ATGGCCGAACGAAGGACCAAGCACGACGATTCCGACCGCGACTTGATGCAGCGGGTAGCCCAGAACGATCAGGAGGCTATCGCCCATCTTTACGACCGCTTTGGCTCCCTCGTCTACAGGATGGCCCTCCAGACCATGCCTACCCGCGCCGAGGCCGAGGACGCCGTCCAGGAGGTCTTTGTCCGCCTCTGGAGGACCGCAGGCCGATATGACGACGCTCGGGCCGCCCTGGTCACCTGGGTGATGCTGATTACCAGACGTCACCTGGTGGACAAACTTCGACGCAACCGCGCCCGCATCAAGGCCGGATCGTTGGAGGCGGCCCTCCCGGGCAACTTCCCGGCCTCCAAGGCCGATTCGTCACGATTGGAGCAAGAAGAGAAACTCAAAGCGCTGATGAAACGAATAGACGCCCTGCCGGAACTCCAGCGAACCGTGGTGCTCCGGGCGTATCTGGGGGGGCAGACCCTCCGACAGATCGGCGAAGAACTGAACACCCCGCTGGGGACGATCAAGTCGGCGCTCAGCCGCGCACTCGTGAGGCTGAGAGAACGGATGGGTGAGGAGTTGGTTGTATGA
- a CDS encoding DUF1559 domain-containing protein, which produces MNREKSIDFLKDYVGRVCLRDPELGIDGMDLLGNMRGQLQSASGGGLRVRASRRAFTLIDVLVTIAVIGVLIGILIPTLSGVNEAARRVACRSNVRQIGIAIALYSDQHDGMLPSSVFLPFDSIVAREASQPQQMIMIRVNPSMASVTPATSPAMTGWDGLGVLHSSEFITDGRLFYCPSHHGENSFRVYAQAWSQGAMSEIAGNYHYRGAGPSSSGPGAPLTNVMYRISPQHSALVSDGLRTQSDYNHRVGSNVFRADLSVVWVPDPRLMVSEALPEKKEDAVSASPVENAWHFFDTSEIVSDVLGAGSINRAALAR; this is translated from the coding sequence ATGAATCGAGAAAAGTCGATAGATTTTTTGAAGGACTACGTGGGCCGGGTGTGCCTGCGGGATCCTGAGTTGGGAATCGACGGCATGGACCTCTTGGGGAACATGCGGGGGCAACTGCAATCTGCATCAGGCGGCGGGCTTCGGGTTCGCGCGTCTCGTCGCGCGTTCACGCTGATCGACGTGCTGGTGACGATTGCGGTCATTGGCGTGCTCATCGGGATACTGATCCCCACGCTTTCGGGCGTGAACGAGGCGGCTCGCCGTGTGGCGTGTCGGTCGAACGTTCGGCAGATCGGGATTGCGATCGCGCTCTATTCGGATCAGCACGACGGGATGCTGCCCAGCAGCGTGTTCCTGCCGTTCGATTCGATCGTGGCGCGCGAGGCGTCCCAGCCGCAGCAGATGATCATGATCCGTGTGAATCCGAGCATGGCCTCGGTCACGCCCGCAACCTCACCGGCGATGACGGGGTGGGATGGGCTTGGCGTGCTGCACTCGTCCGAGTTCATCACCGATGGGCGTCTGTTCTACTGCCCCTCGCACCATGGCGAGAACTCGTTTCGGGTGTATGCCCAGGCGTGGAGCCAGGGCGCGATGAGCGAGATCGCGGGGAACTATCACTATCGCGGGGCGGGTCCATCGAGCAGCGGGCCTGGTGCGCCGCTCACGAACGTGATGTATCGCATTAGTCCGCAGCACTCGGCCCTGGTCTCCGATGGGCTTCGCACGCAGTCGGACTACAACCACCGCGTGGGTTCGAATGTCTTCCGGGCGGATCTCTCGGTGGTGTGGGTGCCCGATCCGCGGTTGATGGTGAGCGAGGCGCTCCCCGAGAAGAAGGAAGACGCCGTCAGCGCGTCGCCGGTCGAGAACGCGTGGCACTTCTTCGACACGTCCGAGATCGTGTCGGATGTCCTCGGCGCGGGCTCGATCAATCGTGCGGCCCTCGCACGATAA
- a CDS encoding response regulator — protein sequence MSTARKIPLNKTKTGASGRVNTIGIQGKDLDALLEALDAGRSNESNKKRDFVRWPFRQSSLLVHIFQNGGSNPTPIHVACRNLSCGGISLLHSAYVHLGTKVQVTLPHPERGNVSIAAFVVRCTHLRGVIHEIGIKFNKPIQAREYFKTNTTNTQFSLEHVEAGNLVGTLIYVDDSELDLRIIRHYLRETQLRLRTAPNAEEALKLAREGCDLIIADYQMPGMTGIDFAVEVRKLGINTPIIITTSDTSPVTRQKIETVSVNGFLAKPVTQDMLLRAVAEFLVASKDGTIGGTTSLDRDNPNYVLVEAFIGQIPQFLKRLNDAISRDDDHVARTVAMQLKGLAPTLGFDVLGNVADEAATMLAATASVTESLRSVRSLIASLERAAAAGAA from the coding sequence ATGTCGACCGCGAGGAAAATCCCCCTCAACAAGACCAAGACCGGCGCCTCAGGCCGGGTCAACACCATTGGCATCCAGGGCAAAGACCTCGATGCTCTCCTCGAAGCACTCGATGCTGGACGTTCCAACGAGTCCAATAAAAAGCGAGACTTCGTCCGCTGGCCCTTCCGCCAGTCCTCGCTCCTCGTCCACATCTTCCAGAACGGCGGCTCCAACCCAACCCCGATCCACGTCGCCTGCCGGAACCTCAGTTGCGGCGGCATCAGCCTCCTCCACAGCGCCTATGTCCACCTCGGCACCAAGGTCCAGGTCACCCTTCCCCATCCCGAGCGGGGCAACGTCTCCATCGCCGCGTTTGTGGTCCGTTGCACCCACCTCCGAGGCGTGATCCACGAGATTGGCATCAAGTTCAACAAGCCCATCCAGGCCCGCGAGTACTTCAAGACCAACACCACCAACACCCAGTTCTCGCTCGAGCACGTCGAGGCCGGCAATCTCGTCGGCACTCTCATCTACGTCGACGACTCCGAACTCGACCTGCGCATCATCCGCCATTACCTCCGCGAGACCCAACTCCGCCTCCGCACCGCCCCCAACGCCGAGGAGGCCCTCAAACTCGCGCGAGAAGGGTGCGACCTCATCATCGCCGACTATCAGATGCCGGGGATGACCGGCATCGACTTCGCCGTCGAGGTCCGCAAACTCGGAATCAACACCCCCATCATCATCACCACCTCCGACACCAGCCCCGTCACGAGGCAGAAAATCGAGACCGTCTCGGTCAACGGCTTCCTCGCCAAGCCCGTCACCCAGGACATGCTCCTCCGCGCCGTCGCCGAGTTCCTCGTCGCCAGCAAAGACGGCACGATCGGCGGCACGACCAGCCTCGATCGCGACAACCCCAACTACGTCCTCGTCGAGGCCTTCATCGGGCAGATCCCCCAGTTCTTGAAACGCCTCAACGACGCGATCTCACGCGATGACGACCACGTCGCCAGGACCGTCGCCATGCAACTCAAGGGCCTCGCCCCCACGCTCGGGTTCGATGTCTTGGGCAACGTCGCCGATGAGGCCGCCACGATGCTCGCCGCCACCGCCAGCGTCACCGAGTCGCTCCGCAGCGTTCGATCGCTGATCGCGTCCCTGGAGCGGGCCGCCGCCGCCGGCGCCGCCTGA
- a CDS encoding DNA gyrase subunit B: MPKPATDTPAADTKAPASHARSRTTAPKIDMSTTPPTPHADAATPAKSTTTKQAGAYGAEQIQVLEGLEAVRKRPGMYIGGTGLNALHHLVYEVVDNSIDEAMAGHASFVQVTIQPDGSCCVIDDGRGIPTDPMKHEDPNLNGKPAVEIVLTKLHAGGKFQQEGSAYKVSGGLHGVGVSCVNALSEYLDCEVFRDGDIYSIGFERGRVTTPLAHVGKIPGNAARTRGTTVTFRPDPTIFPDVTFSYETLATRLRELAFLNPGVSLKFTDERVGADGKTRAETFRAENGLLEYVTHLMTGKSPVSAPVVIKKEDPEQSTICEVALQYHDGYNETLLTFCNNINNVDGGTHGQGFKVALTRVLNNYARKAGVLKEKDPVPTGEDLREGLIAIVSVKIPNPTFNNQPKEKLLNPEVEGFVSAAVAEALDTWFEEHPAEAKRLCMKGIVAAQAREAARKARELTRRKSALDSGSMPAKLRDCKTRNVDESELYIVEGDSAGGSATQGRDVETQAILPIKGKILNVEKARVDKMLSHDEILTLIAALRVGIGNELDISRLRYGKVIIMTDADVDGSHIRTLLLTFFFRQMPELIRKGHVYIAQPPLYKLEKSGKAAKHSGEYVLNDRVFDETLERLGLDRASLVLRDPKSLDEGAAPTTERTLEGDQAKRAVHLLKRLVELSTIAERRGVRFNDLLAQRDNDPTRKHRLPTHRVTWRGGTGTTGDEGAGEAFAWSEADALDIIAKNQLRLVVDSAETETESPEAARGRPAQIKELHENKELDRLFVELAQLGFKPDDYSRVLVESVTGEKLTTRFAWILHEAHDADHAKDDSKPDDADTSDDTEPESTVRRRTPTKGRQVECPNLSSVLDGLREIGGRGLRVKRFKGLGEMDAAELWTTTMDPSTRTLLRVSWDVASGADQLFSVLMGEAVEPRRRFIEDHALEAKNLDV, from the coding sequence ATGCCCAAGCCCGCGACCGATACACCCGCCGCCGACACCAAAGCCCCCGCGTCGCACGCCCGCTCGCGAACAACAGCCCCCAAAATCGACATGAGCACCACGCCCCCCACCCCCCACGCCGACGCGGCAACACCAGCCAAATCCACCACGACCAAGCAGGCGGGAGCCTATGGAGCCGAGCAGATCCAGGTCCTCGAGGGCCTCGAGGCCGTCCGCAAACGTCCCGGCATGTACATCGGAGGCACCGGCCTCAACGCCCTCCACCACCTCGTCTACGAGGTCGTCGACAACTCCATCGATGAAGCCATGGCCGGCCACGCCTCCTTCGTCCAGGTCACCATCCAGCCCGACGGCTCCTGCTGCGTCATCGACGACGGCCGCGGCATTCCCACCGACCCCATGAAGCACGAGGACCCCAACCTCAACGGCAAGCCCGCCGTCGAGATCGTCCTCACCAAACTCCACGCCGGCGGCAAGTTCCAGCAGGAAGGCTCCGCGTACAAAGTCTCCGGCGGGCTCCATGGCGTCGGCGTCTCCTGCGTCAACGCACTCAGCGAATACCTCGACTGTGAGGTCTTCCGCGACGGCGACATCTACTCCATCGGCTTCGAGCGCGGCCGCGTCACCACGCCCCTCGCGCACGTCGGCAAGATCCCCGGCAACGCCGCTCGAACCCGCGGCACCACCGTCACCTTTCGCCCCGATCCCACCATCTTCCCCGACGTCACATTCTCCTACGAAACCCTCGCGACGCGCCTCCGCGAACTCGCCTTCCTGAACCCCGGCGTCTCCCTCAAGTTCACCGACGAGCGCGTCGGCGCCGACGGCAAGACCCGCGCCGAGACCTTCCGCGCCGAGAACGGCCTGCTCGAATACGTCACCCATCTCATGACGGGCAAGAGCCCCGTCTCCGCCCCCGTCGTCATCAAAAAGGAAGACCCAGAGCAGTCCACCATCTGCGAGGTCGCCCTCCAATACCACGACGGCTACAACGAGACCCTCCTCACCTTCTGCAACAACATCAACAACGTTGACGGCGGCACGCACGGCCAGGGGTTCAAGGTCGCCCTCACCCGCGTCCTCAACAACTACGCGAGAAAAGCCGGCGTCCTCAAGGAAAAGGACCCCGTCCCCACGGGCGAGGATCTCCGCGAGGGCCTCATCGCCATCGTCAGCGTCAAGATCCCCAACCCCACCTTCAACAACCAGCCCAAGGAGAAACTCCTCAACCCCGAGGTCGAGGGTTTTGTTTCCGCCGCCGTCGCCGAGGCGCTCGACACATGGTTCGAGGAGCACCCCGCCGAGGCCAAGCGCCTCTGCATGAAGGGCATCGTCGCCGCCCAGGCGCGCGAGGCGGCCCGCAAGGCCCGCGAACTCACCCGCCGAAAGAGCGCTCTCGACTCTGGCTCCATGCCCGCCAAACTCCGCGACTGCAAGACCCGCAACGTCGACGAGAGCGAGTTGTACATCGTCGAGGGCGACTCCGCCGGCGGCTCCGCCACACAAGGCCGCGACGTCGAGACCCAGGCCATCCTTCCCATCAAGGGCAAGATCTTGAATGTCGAGAAGGCGCGCGTGGACAAGATGCTCAGCCACGACGAGATCTTGACCCTCATCGCCGCCCTCCGCGTCGGCATCGGGAACGAACTCGACATCTCCCGCCTGCGCTACGGCAAGGTCATCATCATGACCGACGCCGATGTTGACGGTAGCCACATCCGCACGCTCCTCCTCACCTTCTTCTTCCGCCAGATGCCCGAACTCATCCGCAAGGGCCACGTCTACATCGCCCAGCCCCCGCTCTACAAACTCGAGAAATCGGGCAAGGCCGCCAAGCACTCGGGCGAGTACGTCCTCAACGATCGCGTCTTCGACGAGACCCTCGAGCGCCTCGGCCTCGATCGCGCCTCCCTCGTCCTCCGCGATCCAAAGTCACTCGACGAGGGCGCCGCCCCCACCACCGAGCGCACGCTCGAGGGCGATCAGGCCAAGCGGGCCGTCCATCTTTTGAAGCGCCTTGTCGAACTCAGCACCATCGCCGAGCGACGCGGCGTGCGCTTCAACGACCTCCTCGCCCAGCGCGACAACGACCCGACCAGGAAGCACCGACTCCCCACCCACCGCGTCACCTGGCGCGGCGGCACTGGAACCACCGGCGACGAGGGCGCGGGCGAGGCCTTCGCCTGGTCCGAGGCCGACGCCCTCGACATCATCGCAAAGAACCAACTCCGCCTGGTCGTGGACTCCGCCGAGACCGAGACCGAGTCACCCGAGGCCGCTCGAGGTCGCCCCGCCCAGATCAAGGAACTCCACGAGAACAAGGAACTCGACCGCCTCTTCGTCGAACTCGCCCAACTCGGCTTCAAGCCCGACGATTACTCGCGCGTCCTCGTCGAGTCCGTCACCGGCGAGAAACTCACCACACGCTTCGCCTGGATCCTCCACGAGGCCCACGACGCCGACCACGCCAAAGACGACTCCAAGCCCGACGACGCCGACACGTCCGACGACACCGAGCCCGAGTCCACCGTCCGCCGCCGCACGCCCACCAAAGGCCGCCAGGTCGAGTGCCCCAATCTCTCCAGCGTCCTCGATGGCCTCCGCGAGATCGGCGGGCGTGGCCTCCGCGTGAAACGCTTCAAGGGCCTGGGCGAGATGGACGCCGCCGAACTCTGGACCACCACCATGGACCCTTCCACGCGAACGCTCCTCCGCGTCTCGTGGGATGTCGCCAGCGGCGCCGACCAGTTGTTCTCGGTCCTTATGGGCGAGGCCGTCGAGCCACGCCGCCGGTTCATCGAGGACCACGCCCTCGAGGCGAAGAATCTCGACGTCTGA
- a CDS encoding response regulator, which translates to MPPVARRNSLNLSAPALAKVLAALDAAESAKGAPSAKREASRWPFPAEFVPIGLMHADGTSSEFIAAGRNLSRNGIAVLHNAYLHPGSTCRIKLHHLRKGAIIIRGKILRCIHRLGMIHEIAICFDVPIRVRDFINPDPFANANTLEKVNPEQLQGRVVIIAHDAMESQYIHRLLSATNLAIRVHNEIKGNESSLQSCDLVIVSAGIPGRSPSEIIQDLRDMGALTPVIMVTADSGPLTRQNISGARAQAFLAHPLSQSSLMRACAEWLLIERENWAPSQASGSNAGQANSSAELSQAGALLQIAVSESNVDEATTAVERILNISRAQGFRPLIAIAETALESIKTTGSLKDSESHLTALSAICDNSQANAKSA; encoded by the coding sequence ATGCCCCCAGTTGCCCGAAGAAACTCGCTCAACCTCAGTGCGCCAGCGCTCGCGAAGGTCCTCGCCGCCCTCGATGCCGCCGAGAGCGCCAAGGGCGCACCCTCCGCCAAACGCGAGGCCTCACGCTGGCCCTTCCCCGCCGAGTTCGTCCCCATCGGGCTCATGCACGCCGATGGCACGTCGTCCGAGTTCATCGCCGCCGGTCGGAACCTCTCACGCAACGGCATCGCCGTCCTCCACAACGCCTACCTCCATCCAGGCTCAACCTGCCGCATCAAACTCCACCACCTCCGCAAGGGCGCGATCATCATCCGTGGCAAGATCCTGCGATGCATCCATCGACTGGGGATGATCCACGAGATCGCCATCTGCTTCGATGTGCCGATCCGAGTCCGCGACTTCATCAACCCCGACCCCTTCGCCAACGCCAACACGCTCGAGAAGGTCAACCCGGAACAACTCCAGGGTCGCGTGGTCATCATCGCCCACGACGCCATGGAGTCGCAATACATCCACCGCCTCCTCTCCGCGACCAATCTCGCGATCCGCGTCCACAACGAGATCAAGGGGAACGAGTCATCGCTGCAATCGTGCGATCTCGTCATCGTGAGCGCCGGCATCCCCGGACGTTCCCCCTCGGAGATCATCCAGGACCTCCGCGACATGGGCGCCCTCACGCCGGTCATCATGGTGACCGCCGACTCGGGCCCGCTCACGCGCCAGAACATCTCCGGGGCGCGAGCCCAAGCCTTCCTCGCCCACCCGCTCAGCCAGTCCTCGCTCATGCGCGCCTGCGCCGAATGGCTCCTCATCGAGCGCGAGAACTGGGCGCCCTCCCAGGCTTCCGGGTCCAACGCCGGCCAGGCAAACTCCTCCGCCGAACTCTCTCAGGCCGGCGCCCTCCTCCAGATCGCCGTCAGCGAGTCCAACGTCGATGAGGCCACCACCGCCGTCGAGCGGATCCTGAACATCTCCCGTGCCCAGGGCTTTCGCCCCCTGATCGCCATCGCCGAGACCGCCCTCGAGTCCATCAAGACCACCGGCTCACTCAAGGACTCTGAATCGCATCTGACGGCACTCTCGGCAATCTGCGATAACTCGCAGGCCAACGCCAAGTCCGCCTAG